The window ACATCATTTTAGCAGGATTACAGCAATTGGGCTTTAGTTGAGCCCTTGCCTTCTTATGGTCAAGGCCTCGACGTTCCTGGTACAAGATATCGAAGCTTGATCACTGGATATAATTTAACTGATGTGGTTATAACTGGTAGTTATATGTCCTATAGCAACATTTTTAGTTTTCAAACAGTATTAACATTCTCATGCGATATATGTTCTACTTATTGCTTAGGGAATAATGGAATCATAGATGGACAAGGTTCGATTTGGTGGCAAATACTGAATACCAGGTCCTTGAATCACAGCCGACCAGATCTAGTAGAGTTTATTTGCTCAGACACTGTTGTCGTATCAAACTTAACCTTCTTAAATGCCCCGGCTTGGAACATACACCCAGCTTATTGCAGGTTGATCGCTTAACTTCTCCGAAGTTTTGATTTCTCTTCTGTGCTAACACAATAAACTATTATTTTTGGCATGGATTTAACTCATTTTCCTGCTTTACATTCCATGATGCAGTAACTTTCTTGTTCAGAACATTACAATTTATGCTCCTCCTGACTCTCCATATACTAGTGGAATAGTCCCAGGTCTGTCTGTTGATTcatattcttattttattttcacaTATTAAAATTCTTGTTTTTGCCTGAATTTTATGATTGAACGCAAAAAACAAAGAGGgtaatttttcattttatttttttttctaaataggATTGTAAAAGTTTACTCGTTACATTTTAACATCAAATATCAAGACTTTGTGACATTTCATTGTTCGTATGTTATTTTTTCACAATCTTAAAGCACTAAATATGCAAATTTCAGATTCTTCACAGTATATCTGCATCGAAAACAGCAGCATCAGTATAGGATATGATGCTGTTTCCCTTAAAAGTGGTTGGGATGAATATGGAATATCATTTGGAAAACCAACGTCTAATGTGCATATTCGAAGGGTTCTTTTGCAATCTTCTTCCGGCTCAGGTATCGCCTTTGGTAGCCAGATGTCTGGTGGGGTTTCCAACATACTAGTGGAGCATCTTTCTGTGCAGGACTCTGTGATAGGGATTGAGCTAAAGACCGCAAGGGGGAGGGGTGGATATTTAAAAGACATTTTTGTATCTgatgtttattttgaaaatgtgcAACAAGGAATCAGAGCAACAGGTCAAAGTAAGTTTCATCCGGATGACAAGTTTGATCCTCATGCACTGCCAGTGGTCAGTGAGATTACATTTGAAGACATGGTCGGTGTAAATATGACTATTTCTGGGTTTTTTTCTGGGATTGATGAATCTCCTTTCACTTCGATTTGTCTGTCAAATGTTTCTTTCTCTGTTGGTTCCAACATAAACGAATCTTGGGTATGTTCCAACGTCATGGGCTGGTCTCTCAATGTGTCGCCTGAACCATGTTCAGAACTCCAAAACTTGTCTACTGATTGTTTTGATTTTTCACATCCAAAGAGCCAATTTTCTGTCTTGTGATGCACCGTTCTTGAATCCCAATTTTTCGTGTATTGGTTGGTTCAGATTCGACAACAAAGAAAAAAGCTCAGTTCCATTTATGTTCTTGGTTTCTCTGTTTGTGTGTGAGGAAAGTTTTGGTAGTGCAGAAAGAAAGGATCATTGTTTCTTTTAGCATTGTTTGTTCATTTCAAGTGGactgatgatttttttttacattgtACATTCTTGAACTGGAGGTTGCTGTAAGATTGATTGACATAGGTTGTGATTAGAggcttcattttttttttgataatattattttcatgttTAATCGTTAATATGGAGAGTGAATGTTGGGTGCTCGTAAAGATAGAAGACAAGCTGCTTACAAATAAAGATGCCACTTTTTAAATGTTTCCAAAgtctttttataaaatttagatGGCTTCCGACTTTGCCATTTGGGTTTTACTGAAAAATCCCTCTGCGCTATATTTTGTTATGATTCAGTCTCtacaatatgtttttttattcagCCCTGACAGGAACACTTTTTCGTCAAACTCCTTGGGATAAAAAATTTACGCATAGCCCTCGttacctttttttttctttgcatTCTTCCCTATGagtgtttcttttcttttgattttttttccaaatatctAAAATTAACAGCTCCAAAATCTcctaaaaattgaaattttttgaTGGATTTTGAAAATGAACTAGTtgtaaagcaaaacttttttctcCTGATTTGTGTGAAATCGGAGTCAAAAACTCGGAAAAGCTCGATAGTTATGAAAAATAAGCTGAAATTGCGCAGTTTATTAAAAGTTATGGTTTTTTCTTTCTCTCGGTCAACTCTCATTTTTATCActtcttcaaattttcaaaatccaTCGTGAGGTCGTTGAAGATCATGTCTATCACctgaaaatcttaaaattttGTGTTATATATTTCGAAGTTTCATGTTATTTTCAACCAGTTGCAATTTGTGAGACAACTTGTTTTGGTACAATATTTCTAATAATTTGAAAAACAAAGCTTGAGGCTTTTTCAGTGGCATCCAATTACCCAATGAATTCGTTTATTTATGTCAACTACTTGGTTTGTTACGTTATTGTAAAAATGCTTATTTTCTTGGTAGATGAGATCCTATCAATGTGGGCACTATCTTCACTTCATTTTAATGGGTAAGATCTTGCTTAAcatacaatttaaaaaaaaaagtgggtcctatatatgcatggtcaaatcttgatcatccatcctatcatggggACAATCCCACATGGGTAAGATGAAATAATCATGTTTTTTCTTGGAGTAATGTATCGTGGTTATTGGTTGATGTTTTATCTCAGTAATTTGCTAGATATATTTGCAGCAAAAGCACATGTGAAATATCGAAAATGCATACTTCGTCCTCATGAAAATTAAATAGACATCTTAGcctttgaatttttataaaaaaatgtttttttcggGTACTCGACTAATAAAGTGGATTACATGGAGTGTTTTCATATCTAGGGGATATCAGTTCATCCATTCTTGAATTGTACCAAATATTTCCCTATGATCATTGACGATCCACCATTTGAGCTAAGGTCGCATAATATGTCCTTATTCATACTGTTGTACTTAAGTTGTGTCAACTCCCATGATACACATATGGAGGTTAGACATTTACCACTTATAATAATGCATTAGGCGAAGATGGTGTTGTAAAAAGCCATTTACGTGCTCTATTAACATCGAATCCTTATCGAATTGGACGAAATAGTACTTGATTAAGCCATAATCATATCTAACTTATGCAAATGTCACCCTGTTAGACAACTAATAATGTGACCAAGTGTACATCGAACGTTTAATAATCATATCTAACTAGATCCGTTTAGTTTTAACATATATAATCTGGAAAAAAGTTTTAATATCGATAACTGATAAGTGCAAGTTTTGCACTTAAATAGCAATAAGAATCCAAATGAATTACGCTAGTTTTCAACAGAATTGTGTGTGGTTTTGTTTAAAAGATAATGGAGATGTTTAAAATATGAGATAAGACTAAGAAGATAAAGAATGAAGAGTCCAATGAGTAAAAGATGTGTAAAAAGGTTGAGTTTTGGCACCTCGGCGCCTGATCATAGGCACCTAAACGCCGAATTATGGAAAAAACAAGGCTAAAATTCTTGGCTTCAGCACCTCAGCACGAGACCACGACGCCTTAGCTCCAATGACCGATAAAAGAGACATCTCTGCAAGAAGGATTATAATCAATTGCCATAGAATAATGAgagaataaaaaattaataaactcTCATGggtataatttaaatttaatcttATAATTATTAGTCgcaattaattttaattttttttgaaaatctcaaatttgaATTACCATATAACATACAACATCTTTTTAATATTTACGAATTACGAGACTGAAATTATTACATACTCTAAAAAATAATGCAATCTGAATTGACCTACAAAAACTCATAAAATTGTGATTAGAaataagaagaagaagaagaagaagaattatTCAGAGTTAAGACAACCcgaaaaaggaaaaaggaaataGCTTATAACAGCAAATAAAGTGAACACTGACCTGACTTGACCTAAAAAGGCTTTACAGAAAGCACATAAGCCTTAAATACTATCACTATCATAATAACTGCGAACCCAGTACAAAAGTTGAAAAACTCTAGTCTAatcctatatatatattcagTTGGGACTTGGAAGTGCACGATATTTGGTCAAGTTCACTGAGATTGAGATGTCAATGAACAAAGGAGACCATGGTTTTCTTCGTTAGTACGAGGCACCAGACAGTGAAAGCCACTTTCATGCTCCCCGTGCCGTCATAAGTCGTCAAAAATGGTGGATAACATTAATTCCTGTAAAAATCCACTCCTAGCCATCTCATTTCTTCTCTCAGTCGACAGAGTTGATTGTATTCTGCAATCATGAGAAGTGTGGGAAAAAAAATGCCACAGACAATATTAGATCAATGAATTAACATCTTTTCAGAAACAGCTTGAAGCGGATCATAAGAAGGCTCAATGAAATCAAATTCAGGATTACAACAAAGACACCCATGTAGAGATAACTCAAATGTACTCTCATGGGAACAAAAAGCATTTTCATATGGCTCTTCTCCATTAACAGAAAGGAAAAGATCATAGCTGAATGAAATGTTTCCTATTTCATGTAAGATTTCAAAATGGAAAAGTTGGAATGGAGTAAATTACAGTTTTCCACCTAAACCACTCTGTGTTCTTCAATATCTCGAAGAGAGAAGTGAGCCATACAACCTGACATGCACCACATATACCACGAAGATTAAATTTTAATGATGCAAATACTTTTGTAACAAACTCAAGGACACATTGATGGCAGTGCCACACAACCTAGTGATGCTACGGCACCATTTACTAAAAAACAGCACAAATTGGAAACATGTCCATCTGGCAAGGTGTTATGACTAACTGATAATTAACATAACATCTGAACTAACACATTTACTCAATTACCAGCTCACGCGTGACTggttatattcacaataaagatGGACACAACTCACAAACACATATAAAAAAGAATTGCCCATAACTCAATTCTAATTGGAACAAAAAGCATCAAGCTGGTTAAATATTGGTTGATTGAATTgggaaagaaaaataatattttccttACCTCTCCAAAGAATCAACATTTGAACTTTGCCTTCTTGAGCTAGCCTCAGTTGAGGAAGCAGATTCAATGGTTCTAGGTCTATAAGCAGGTTGTGGACTGTTCACGAATGACAAAATCACGGAATCAGCTGCTGCCTCAGAAGAAGAATCAACCAAAGAGGACTCCTTAATGCTTCGCAAATGCCTCTCCTGCAGCTCTTTCCTGAATAAAAGAATTGTTGATCTGGAGCGAGAACTACGGTGCTTCTTATTGCAGAGGGCGTAAAATTTGAAGTTAAAGTTAACACCAGAAGACAACTTAATCAGGGTATCAATATCAACAACAGAATAACCACAGATAGGAAATCCCGCCACAAATAAAGATCAAATTAGTGCATGTATTATTCAaaggatatttttaaaatactctcgTGCTGTGTGATTACATGTGAAGCCATGTTTATTCCCACCCTTGTAGCACAAAAAGGACATATCTGCAAACAGAAATATGATCATGATGGAAACATACATTCCAAAGAAACCTAAGGATAAAGTAGCTAGATGCAGAGTTAGAAATAGATTTCAGTGACATTTCGAAAAATTCATGACATCGTTGGACTCAAACTTTCATCTGCTGTCCACCAAGCAACATATCAATCAAACTAAACTTTGAATCTCCTGACAATGCAGAAACCATACTCTTAACACTAGTAGAGATTAGAGGAATACGTCTCTCCTTTTCTTTACCCTTCTCCCCACCATGCTATTTGTGTCAATCGAAACATGCTTACAAAATACTGCTACATGCTTGCCCCGTTCCCTCCTCTCTTAACCTATGTTCACACCTTAAAATTTAAATGCGAAACGTCCAAGTTAAGTAAGACAAAAAGATTCCCAGCTAATTTCATCAATAAATAACTAGCTATTATCATCTGTAAAATAATTATCCTACCTTTCTACACTACTAAATAGAACTGAGATAATATCAACAGAAATTcaacaaaaaaacaaataaatcttTGAATTACCCCGGGTTTAACCTCCACACGATGGTCGGCATCGATGTGGCAGCACAATCCGAGGACATCAAAATCCTCGATACAAAAGGGGCAAGCCAATTCATCCGATTTCTCTCCGTTTTCAGCGTCGTTGACTTCTTCGTCCTCGTACTCCCCCTCCGTTTCCTCtccctcttcattgtaatcaTCTATCAAATCGacaatcaataaaaaaaaaatcaaaatagtaaAATTAATAAAGATTGAATAAGATGGACCGTATCCGAATTTTATCCACTAACCCATGCAGCGATTGGAATAAAAGGAACCCCCGTAAAACCGATCGCCCATGGATCAATTTGATTATATTATTCCAATCAAACCTCttcaagaaaaaatataatagaCCCAAGAAACGATTTAGACAAAGGGAACAAAAATTTAATTAGGGTTTTCAAGAACAGTATTTCCCCAATTCTCCGTCGATAGATAAGCAGAGAAGAGGACGGCAGGAGGAgtagggttttttttaaa is drawn from Primulina eburnea isolate SZY01 chromosome 10, ASM2296580v1, whole genome shotgun sequence and contains these coding sequences:
- the LOC140842303 gene encoding probable polygalacturonase isoform X1, encoding MKRLIVLLLLLAWSCAAQYDGECESVRPLKPRPHSVSVSEFGAIGDGKTSNTVAFQNAIFYLKSFADKGGAQLYVPAGKWLIGCINLTSHLTLFLEKGATILGSQQDYSNWALVEPLPSYGQGLDVPGTRYRSLITGYNLTDVVITGNNGIIDGQGSIWWQILNTRSLNHSRPDLVEFICSDTVVVSNLTFLNAPAWNIHPAYCSNFLVQNITIYAPPDSPYTSGIVPDSSQYICIENSSISIGYDAVSLKSGWDEYGISFGKPTSNVHIRRVLLQSSSGSGIAFGSQMSGGVSNILVEHLSVQDSVIGIELKTARGRGGYLKDIFVSDVYFENVQQGIRATGQSKFHPDDKFDPHALPVVSEITFEDMVGVNMTISGFFSGIDESPFTSICLSNVSFSVGSNINESWVCSNVMGWSLNVSPEPCSELQNLSTDCFDFSHPKSQFSVL
- the LOC140842304 gene encoding protein DEHYDRATION-INDUCED 19 homolog 3-like — protein: MGDRFYGGSFYSNRCMDDYNEEGEETEGEYEDEEVNDAENGEKSDELACPFCIEDFDVLGLCCHIDADHRVEVKPGICPFCATRVGINMASHVITQHESILKALCNKKHRSSRSRSTILLFRKELQERHLRSIKESSLVDSSSEAAADSVILSFVNSPQPAYRPRTIESASSTEASSRRQSSNVDSLERIQSTLSTERRNEMARSGFLQELMLSTIFDDL
- the LOC140842303 gene encoding probable polygalacturonase isoform X2; protein product: MKRLIVLLLLLAWSCAAQYDGECESVRPLKPRPHSVSVSEFGAIGDGKTSNTVAFQNAIFYLKSFADKGGAQLYVPAGKWLIGCINLTSHLTLFLEKGATILGSQDYSNWALVEPLPSYGQGLDVPGTRYRSLITGYNLTDVVITGNNGIIDGQGSIWWQILNTRSLNHSRPDLVEFICSDTVVVSNLTFLNAPAWNIHPAYCSNFLVQNITIYAPPDSPYTSGIVPDSSQYICIENSSISIGYDAVSLKSGWDEYGISFGKPTSNVHIRRVLLQSSSGSGIAFGSQMSGGVSNILVEHLSVQDSVIGIELKTARGRGGYLKDIFVSDVYFENVQQGIRATGQSKFHPDDKFDPHALPVVSEITFEDMVGVNMTISGFFSGIDESPFTSICLSNVSFSVGSNINESWVCSNVMGWSLNVSPEPCSELQNLSTDCFDFSHPKSQFSVL